A stretch of Colletotrichum lupini chromosome 2, complete sequence DNA encodes these proteins:
- a CDS encoding NTF2 and RRM domain-containing protein: SRRPLASSSKPFFRRILLFLLPSFTPPVLGSPSSNLFRVTSERFPHGPTHLLRVLAIEYPSAKEETSPQAKANSPAETSSFRPLATFHRRLPPPFYLPFGPIAPRYPDFTEAIMATNGNYTHPDQFKGAVEPTSSGPTSTNDAVSAGNSNLSKDEVGWYFVEQYYTTLSKNPDKLHLFYGKRSQFVYGMEAEVANVSVGRQTIQERIKSLDFQNSKVRITNVDSQASFDNIVIQVIGESSIKSAEPKKFVQTFVLAPQPSGYFVVNDILRYINDEEEEEAAPEAEAAPEEQAAPEEVAEVSAQAEAEEPKIEQTPEEATGPAIDVDEVEKKLEEVSAAPEDVASNNGDAELAVPEPAKAAETKVEEPAADPEAAAKEIAEEDVTEPEKPADPSPTPVAPTKAPAAAEPEKPKVAPAPVPMKPMSWASRAAAAVGPKPVVPLPKTATPPAGQAKAPAPAAPAAAAPAKEAAPAADAPAKEAQAQAAKEDSPSAEWQSVGADSKRQSRPQSISQAPTENYGTLGYVKYVTDKVKAEDLKGALAAHGELTYFDINRQKNCAFVEFATVAGYQAAAAANPHTVNGENIIVEPRRPKANAYGGSSYSSNTPRGNATGGGRGRGGFEGGNRSGSQGGGRGNFTGGQARGRGSVRGRGASQTAA, encoded by the exons TCCCGCCGCCCCCTCGCATCGTCGTCGAAACCCTTTTTCCGGCgtatcctcctcttcctcctcccgtCTTTCACCCCTCCCGTCCTCGGCTCTCCGTCATCAAACCTCTTTCGAGTCACTTCTGAGCGTTTCCCCCACGGCCCAACGCATCTTTTGAG GGTCCTAGCTATCGAATATCCTTCCGCGAAAGAAGAAACCTCCCCGCAAGCAAAGGCGAACAGCCCCGCAGAAACCTCGAGCTTTCGCCCTCTCGCGACCTTCCATCGCCGTCTTCCTCCTCCCTTCTACCTTCCTTTCGGTCCGATTGCGCCCAGATATCCAGATTTCACAGAAGCAATCATGGCAACCAACGGTAACTACACACACCCGGACCAGTTCAAGGGCGCTGTCGAGCCAACATCATCAGGTCCCACCTCAACCAACGATGCCGTCTCGGCTGGAAACAGCAACCTCTCTAAGGATGAGGTTGGCTGGTACTTTGTCGAGCAATACTACACAACCCTGAGCAAGAACCCGGATAAGCTTCAC CTCTTCTACGGAAAGCGCTCCCAGTTCGTTTATGGTATGGAGGCAGAGGTCGCAAACGTGTCCGTCGGCAGACAA ACTATCCAAGAGAGAATTAAGAGCCTCGACTTCCAGAACAGCAAAGTCCGCATCACAAACGTCGACTCCCAGGCCTCTTTCGACAACATCGTCATCCAGGTCATCGGTGAGAGCTCCATCAAGTCCGCCGAACCCAAGAAGTTTGTTCAGACCTTCGTCCTCGCGCCTCAGCCTTCTGGCTACTTCGTCGTCAACGACATCCTGAGATATatcaacgacgaggaagaggaagaggccgCTCCTGAGGCCGAAGCGGCCCCTGAGGAGCAAGCCGCTCCCGAGGAGGTTGCCGAGGTCTCTGCTCAGGCAGAGGCTGAGGAGCCCAAGATCGAGCAGACCCCCGAGGAGGCCACTGGCCCCGCTATCGATGTTGACGAGGTTGAGAAGAAGCTGGAGGAGGTTAGCGCCGCCCCCGAGGACGTCGCCTCCAACAACGGCGATGCCGAGCTCGCGGTTCCCGAGCCCGCAAAGGCTGCTGAGACCAAGGTCGAGGAGCCCGCGGCTGACCCCGAGGCCGCTGCGAAGGAGATTGCCGAGGAGGACGTCACCGAGCCCGAGAAGCCTGCCGACCCCTCTCCCACCCCTGTCGCTCCCACCAAGgctcccgccgccgccgaaccCGAGAAGCCCAAGGTCGCCCCCGCGCCCGTCCCGATGAAGCCCATGTCTTGGGCCAGCcgtgctgccgccgccgtcggACCTAAGCCTGTCGTGCCCCTTCCCAAGACCGCCACTCCTCCCGCTGGTCAGGCCAAGGCTCCTGCCCCTGCTgctcccgccgccgccgctcccGCCAAGGAGGCTGCACCCGCTGCCGATGCCCCCGCTAAGGAGGCTCAGGCCCAGGCCGCCAAGGAGGACTCTCCCTCCGCTGAGTGGCAGTCCGTCGGAGCCGACTCCAAGCGCCAGAGCCGCCCCCAGTCCATCTCCCAGGCACCCACCGAGAACTACGGCACCTTGGGATACGTTAAGTACGTGACTGACAAGGTCAAGGCCGAGGACCTCAAGGGTGCTCTGGCTGCCCACGGCGAGCTAACCTACTTCGACATCAACCGCCAGAAG AACTGCGCGTTTGTCGAGTTCGCCACTGTTGCCGGCTACCaggccgctgccgctgccaacCCCCACACCGTTAACGGCGAGAACATTATCGTCGAGCCTCGTCGCCCCAAGGCCAACGCCTACGGCGGTAGCAGCTACTCCTCCAACACCCCCCGCGGCAACGCCACCGGCGGTGGCCGTGGCCGTGGTGGTTTCGAAGGAGGAAACCGCTCCGGCAGTCAGGGAGGTGGCCGCGGTAACTTCACCGGTGGTCAGGCCCGTGGCCGCGGCAGCGTCCGTGGCCGTGGTGCTTCCCAGACTGCTGCTTAA